Within Microbacterium proteolyticum, the genomic segment CGTGCTGTCGAGGTTCTCGGTCCTGGTGATCGGCGAGCCGCGCGAGGGCGACGGGCCTCCGCTCGCACCGGATGCGCACGCCGTCGCCGCGGTGCTCGCGCGGCTGCTCCCCGCCACCGGGATCCTGTGGACCGCCACCCCCGGCGACCTCCCCTACAACCTCGCGCGACGCTCGCTCACGCTCGACCACCTGTCGGATGCACGGGCCGGGGTCGTCTTCGGAGCGCTGCCCGACGACCCCGAGGAGGAACGCATCCGCGTGGTCCGGGACCTGTGGAACTCGTGGCCGGTCGAGAGCCTGATCGCCGACCGCGAGCGCGGGGTCTTCGCCGAGACCGACGGCATCCGCGCGATCTCGCATGCCGGACCTCGCTTCCCCGTCGCCGGTGCCCTGGCCACCCCCAGCAGTCGGCAGGGAGAACCCGTGAGCGCCTGGGTGCCCCGGTCGCCCGGGGCGGTCGCCGCCGTCGGGTCGCTGGTCGACCTCGTGATCGTCGACCTCGACGGCGGTGACGCGGACGATCTGCGGTCGGCCGCGCGGTCCGCGGGGGCGCAGGTACTGCTCCGCGGGGACGATTCCGGGATCGTCGGAGCCGAGGCGGTTCCCGGGGAACGCCCGCTCCGCCTCCTCGGCGCGTCGGCGATCCGAGCGGCCGTGGGCGCGGTCGAACCTCCGCGCGGGCTCCCGGCGGGGAGCCTCCGCGAACGGCTGGGCCTGCGTCCGCGCCGGCTCGATCTGTCCGACCGTCCGCGCGCGTTCGGGGGTGTTCGATGAGCCGCCGCGGCGGACGCGTCCTCCTGAACGTCAACCTGCAGGGCGTGGGGCAGCGGCCGGCGGCATGGCAGGTGCAGGACCTGGCGGCCGACGCCCAGCTGCGCGCCGACCATTGGACGGGCATCGCGGCGGTCGCGGAGCGCGGGTGCCTGGATGCCGTCTTCTTCGCGGACCATCCCAACATCGACGATCCGAATCCTCGTCCGCTGGGCTTGGCCGAGCCGTTCTCGGTGGCGGCGACCATCCTGGCCGGAACCGAGCACCTGAGCGCCGTGGTGTCGGCTTCGACCACGTACAACGACGCTCCCGACCTCGCCGGGCGGCTGCTCACGCTGGACGCCCTGAGCGGCGGTCGGATCGGCTGGAACGTCGTCACGACCTACTCGACATCGTCGGCGGCGAACTTCGGCCACCTCCCCCTGCCGCCCCGCGCGGAGCGGTACGCGCGGGCGGAGCGCGTCGTCGACGAGGTCCTCGACCTGTGGCACGCGTCCTCCGACCGCGAGCCCGTGCTGTTCCAGGCGGGCGGATCGGATCAGGGCCGGGACCTGGCCGCACGGCGTGCCGACGGCGTGTTCACCGTGGAGCTCAACCGGGCCGCGGCGGAGCGCAAGTACGCCGAGCTGAAGAGGGCGGCCGCCGCCGCGGGGCGGGCGGGACGGCCGTGCATCACTCCCGGTCTGTCGCTGGTGATCGGCAGCACCGAGGAGGAGGCGCAGCGATCGTTCGACGACATGGAGTCGCGCGTCGCCGACGGGTACGCGCTGCGGTCGCTGGGCGCCGTGCTCGGCGCGGACGCGACGGGCCTCGACCTGGACGCGCCTCTCCCCGCGGAACTGCTCGACGCCCCCTGGGACCCGGCCACGCACGCCGCGAGCGTGGGCTATCGCCTCACGTTCCTCGACTGGATCCAGACCCGACGCCATCTTCCGGTGCGCGCCGTGCTGCGGCAGTTCGGCGGCTACGGCGCCCGCATCGTCATCGGCACGCCCGAGCGCGTCGCGGACGAGATCGAGGAGTGGTACGAGACGTTCGCCGCGGACGGCATCAACCTCATGCTCGACAGGTATCCCGCCGGTCTCGAGACGTTCGTCGACGAGGTCGTGCCGCTGCTGCAGGCACGGGGACTCGTGCAGCGGGAGTACACCGCGGCATCCCTCGCGGAGGCGGTCGCGCCCCGCCCGTGACCGCGGAGCGACGCGCTCCCGCCGCGAGCGGCGCGGGTCAGGCGTGGGCCACGCGGATCGCCCGGTCCAGGTCGGCGATGATGTCGTCGACCGTCTCCAGACCGACCGAGAGGCGGATCAGACCCGGGGTGATCCCGATCGAGAGCCGCTCCTCCTCCGTGAGACGCCCGTGGATCGTGCTGCCGGTGTGGATGGCCAGAGACCTGACGTCGCCGATGTGCGTCATCGGGCTGACGAGCTCGAGGGAATCGATGAACCGCCGGGCGCTCTCGTAGCCGCCGGCGAGGTCGAAGGAGACGACGGAACCGGCTCCGCGGGGCAGGAGTCGAGCCGCCACCTCGGCGTACCGGTTGCCGGGTGCGCTCGGGTGGTCGATCGAGCGGACGTTCGGTTGCTCCGCCAGCCACCGGACGATCGCCTCGGTGTTGGCGATGTGGCGCTCCATCCGCAGCGAGAGCGTCTCGAGACCGAGCAGCAGCAGCCACGCGCTCTGGGCGCTCAGCGTCGGACCGTAGTCGTTCACGACCACCGAGCGCAGGAAGGTCGGGTAGGCCCGGGCGCCGAACTTCTCCACGTAGGTCTCGCCCGATGCGCGGAAGGGGGCGTGGAGGTGGGGGTAGCGCTCGGGGTGCGCGCTCCAATCGAACGCGGACCCGGCGATGATCGCCCCGCCGAGCACCGCCCCATGGCCCGAGAGCCATTTCGACGTCGAGTGCACGACGACGTCCGCCCCGTGCTCGAGAGGGCGTTGGAGGAACGGCGTGCTGACCGTGGAGTCGACCACGAGCGGGAGCCCGTGCCGGTGCGCGATGCCGGCGATCCGCGGGATGTCGACCACGTCGATCTTGGGGTTCGGAATCGTCTCGGTGTAGATCGCCTTCGTGCGGTCGTCGATCGCGGCATCCCACGTCGCGTCGTCCGCATCCTGCGGGACGAAGCGGAACGTCAGGCCCTGACGGGTGAGGCTGTTGCGGAACAGCTGCTTCGTGCCCTCGTAGAGGCTCGACGTGGCGACGATCGTGTCGCCGGCGCCGGCGAGACCGAGGAGCGCGGAGAAGATCGCCGCTTGGCCGCTTCCGGTGAGGATGGCGTCGATGCCGCCCTCGAGGTCGGCGAGCCGTCGCTCCGCGACCTGGTTGGTCGGATTGCCGGCCCGCGAGTACACCAGTCGGGCGGAGCGACCCTGGAAACGGTCGGAGCCCTCGTCGAAGGAGTCGAAGAGGTACCCCGCGGTCTGGTGGATCGGTGTGATCCGCGATCCCTGCTCGTGGGTGGCATCCGCCCCGGAGTGGATCTGCCGGGTCTCGAATCCGCGGGTGGCGTCGTCGTTCCGTGTCACTGGTCCGTCCTCGATCCGCTCAGAGGTCGAGTGCGAAGGCGCGCAGATCGATCCAGTGTCCCGGCTCCACCTCGATCGGGTGCTCGCGCTCGGTCAGACGCCGGAAGCCGAGCTTCAGGTACAGCGCGTGGGCGCCGGTCATCTCCGGCCCGCTGTTCATCACGACGCGGTGCGCGCCGCGCGCGCGGGCGAGGTCGATGACGTGCCGGGTGAGGGCCGCGCCGACCCCGCGTCCGCGCGCCGCGGGTGCGACCGCGAGTTGGCGGAAGTCGAGCTCGCCGTCCTCCGCGAGCGGCGACAGCCGCTCGCCGGGCCGGGGCACCCACACCGTGCCGAGGATCGTCCCGTCGGTGTCGACGGCGACCCACACGTCTCCCTCGACCACGCGTCCCGCGACGTCGGTGAGCGACGCGAGATACGCCTCGGTGAGGCCGTCGTAGCTGTGGCGGTAGGCCTCCGCCGTCACACGGCCGGCCTCGGCGTATTCGTCCGGGGTGACGAGCCGGATCGTCGGCGCGTCGTTCGAGCGCACGTCCGAATCGGTGGGGAGCGGGGTGGTCATGGCATCCATTCTTCCGGTGGGCGAACGCGACGCGGCCCGGTCCGTGGGGACCGGGCCGCGCGGGACGCTCAGGACTTGGGGAGTCCCGGCGGGTTGATCTCGGAGGAGGTGATCCCCTCGGATTCGAGGTTCCAGACCTTCAGGAGGTCGGCGTACTTGCCGTCCTTGATGATCTCGTTCAGCACGATGTTCACGGGCTCGATCAGGCCGTTGCCCTTCTTCGTGCCCGCGGCGATGTCGGCCTGCAGGGGCCATCCGCCGGGGATGAGGCCGACGAGCTTGGTCTCACCGGTCTCCTTCGCGGCCCACGCCGAGGTGGCGTTGGGGCCGAAGTTGGCGTCGGCACGACCGGACTGCAGCGCCAGCGTCGCGGCGGCGTTGTCGTCGTAGTACTGCAGCTCGGCGGGCGCCTTGCCGGCGTCGGTGAGCTCCTGGTTCCAGGCGAGCAGCACCTTCTCCTGGTTGGTGCCCGAGCCGACGATGACCTTCAGACCCGAGATGTCGTCGGATTTCTCGATCTTCGAGATCTTGCTGTCCGAGCGCACGTAGAACCCGAGGACGTCCTGGCGGTAGCTGGCGAAGTCGTACAGCTCCTTGCGCTCCTCCGTCACGGTGACGTTCGAGGTGATCAGGTCGTACTTCCCGGACTGGATGCCGAGCGGCCAGTCCGCCCACGCCACGACGACGGGGTTGTACTCGAGGCCCAGGCCTTCGGCGATGAGGGCGCCGAAGTTGGGCTCGGTGCCGGCGACATCGGTCGCCGCCGTCGTCCCGTCGGGCTGGTAGCTCAGCGGCGGGACGAACGCGCCGATTGCGACGGTGAGCTTGCCGGGGGTGATCGGGGTGAAACCGCTCGCCTTGAGCGCCGCGACGGCCTCGGGGACGGGGTCGGTGTGGACCCATTCGATCTCCGAGCTCGACGCGGACGCCGATGCCGAGGGCTCGGGTGCGGCGGCCGCTTCGGTTGGGCGGTTGAGGCCGATCGCGATTCCGACGCCGGCGACGGCGACGACCGCCGCGGCGATCACTCCGATCGCGATGCCCTGCTTCTTACTGAGTGCCATGCTGTGACTCCTTGTGGTGCGGGTGGGGTGCCGCGGCGACGGGTGGCGCCGGGACGATACGGGTGCCCGGGGGTGACGGCGGCGCCGTCCGGGCAGGGGGTGGGCTCAGCCCAGGACCTTCGCGAGGAACTCCTGCGTGCGGGGGTTCTTCGGGCGGGTGAGGACTTCCGCGGGGGTGCCCTGCTCGACGATGCGGCCCTGGTCGAGGAAGACGACCCGGTCGGCGACCTCGCGGGCGAAGCCGATCTCGTGGGTGACGATGACGAGCGTCGTGCCGAGCTTCGCGAGGTCGCGGATGACGTCGAGGACCTCGCCCACGAGCTCGGGGTCGAGGGCGCTCGTCGGCTCGTCGAACAGCAGCACCTTCGGCTGCAGTGCGAGGGCGCGGGCGATCGCGACGCGCTGCTGCTGGCCGCCGGACAGCTGCCGCGGGTAGGCGTCGGCTTTGTCCGCGAGGCCCACGCGGTCGAGGAGGCTCAACGCCAGTTCCCGCGCGTCGCTCTTGCTGAGCCGCTTGAGCGCCAACGGCGCTTCGGTGATGTTCTCCACCGCCGTGAGGTGCGGGAACAGGTGGAAGTTCTGGAACACGATGCCCACCTGCGTGCGACGGCGCAGGATCTCGCGCTCCCGCAGCTCGTGCAGCTTGCCGCCACGGAGCTCGTAGCCGATGAACTCGTCGTCCACCGTCACCGAGCCGGCATCCACCGTCTCGAGGTGGTTGATGGTGCGCAGCAGCGTCGACTTGCCCGAACCGCTCGGGCCGAGGAGGGCGATGACCTCGCCCGGATGGACGGTCAGATCGATGCCCTTGAGCACCTCGACGCCGTGGAAGCTCTTGTGGACGTTGTGGATCTCGATGAGCCCGCGCGTGGGGGCCTCGGTCGTGGTGCTCATGCGCCCGTTCCTCCGAACTTGGTGTCGTTTCCGTTGGATGTGAGACCGACGGACACGGAGTCCGCGGGGGCGTACCGCGGTCGCTCCGGGGGCGGGACGGGGCCGTCGCCCAAGCGCGCCCACTGCGTGCTCACCCAGGCGCGAGCGCGCTGCAGCGGTGTCGGCGGGAGCGCCCGCGCGGATCCGCGGGCGTAGTACCGCTCGATGTAGTACTGCCCGATGCTCAGGATCGTGGTGATGATCGCGTACCAGACCACCGCGACCAGCAGCAGCGGGATGACGCGGCTGTTGCGGTTGTAGATGACCTGCACGGCGTAGAACAGCTCGGGGATGGCGATGACGAACACGACCGAGGCGCCCTTGACCAGCCCGATCACCTCGTTGGTGGCGTTCGGCACGATCGAGCGCATCGCCTGCGGCAGGATGATGCGGAACAGGCGACGGGAGGCGGGGATGCCGAGAGCCGCCGCCGCTTCGTACTGCCCCGGGTCGACCGAGATGAGGCCGCCGCGCATGATCTCGGCCGAGTAGGCCGCCTGGTGGAGGCCCAGACCGAGGATCGCGGCGGCGAACGCGCTGATCAGCTGCACGGTCGGGAACTCCACGATCCAGAAGTCGGTCGTGAACGGCGTCCCGAGACCCAGCGTCGGGTACAGGTAGCCGAGGTTGTACCAGACGATGATCTGCACGACGAGCGGCACCGAGCGGAAGAACCAGATGTAGCCCCACGCCAGCGAGCTCACCAGCGGCGACCGCGACAGACGTCCGAGGGCGATGAGCGTGCCCAGGATGAAACCGAGGGCCGCCGAGATCGCGGTCAGCTCGAGCGTGTACCCGATGCCGATGAGCACCGGCTCGGAGAAGAAGTACTGCGCGAACGTGCCCCACATGTAGCGGTCGTTCGTGACGAGGTTCCAGGCGAACTGGGCGACGACGAACAGCAGCAGGCCGCTGAGGGTCCAGCGCCACCAGTGGCGGGTGGGGACCACGGCGACCGTGCCGAGATCGATCCTGTCGGCCGCGGGTGCGGTGTCGGTGCGGGCGGGGGTCGCCGGCGCTGTGGTGGTCATGTGTGCTCCTCGGGTTCCGACCGACGGCGGGCGCCGGTCGGGTGAGGGTCACGGTACGGCCGGGCGGGAGGCCTCGCGAGGCGCGGATTCACGCGTCGAAACGCTCCGCCACGCGCCGAAATCGGGAGCCACGAGCGGTAACACGATGGACGCGCGGGGCGCCGGCGCGCTATGCGGCGGGGCGGCGGGCGGCGGTGGGGCGGCGGCGGGGGCGGGCGCGGCGGCGGGCGGGGGCGCGGGTCAGGCGTCGCGGAGGATCCGCGCCGTCACGCGGGCGCCGAAGTACACGGCATCCACGGGGACGCGCTCGTCGGCGGCGTGGAACTGGCCGAACACGTCGAAGTCGGCCGGCACGCGGAGCGGGACGAACCCGTATCCCCGGATGCCGAGGCGGGCGAGGTGCTTGTTGTCGGTGCTGGCCGGCAGGAGGTAGGGCACGACGGTTCCGTCGGGGTCCTCCGCGGTGATGGCATCCTGCAGGACGTCCAGCAGGGGCGCGTCGACGGGGGATTCGATGGCCGGGATGTCCCGGGCCCACGCGACGGCGATGTCGTCGCCGACGACCTCGGCCAGCTGTGCGCGCACCGCCTCGCCCTGGCCGGGGAGGACGCGGACATCGAGCGTGGCGCTCGCCGCGGCGGGGATGACGTTCGCCTTCCCTCCGGCGGTGAGGACCGTCGGCGACGCGGTGTTGCGCGTCCCCGCGCCGA encodes:
- a CDS encoding LLM class flavin-dependent oxidoreductase, producing the protein MSRRGGRVLLNVNLQGVGQRPAAWQVQDLAADAQLRADHWTGIAAVAERGCLDAVFFADHPNIDDPNPRPLGLAEPFSVAATILAGTEHLSAVVSASTTYNDAPDLAGRLLTLDALSGGRIGWNVVTTYSTSSAANFGHLPLPPRAERYARAERVVDEVLDLWHASSDREPVLFQAGGSDQGRDLAARRADGVFTVELNRAAAERKYAELKRAAAAAGRAGRPCITPGLSLVIGSTEEEAQRSFDDMESRVADGYALRSLGAVLGADATGLDLDAPLPAELLDAPWDPATHAASVGYRLTFLDWIQTRRHLPVRAVLRQFGGYGARIVIGTPERVADEIEEWYETFAADGINLMLDRYPAGLETFVDEVVPLLQARGLVQREYTAASLAEAVAPRP
- a CDS encoding O-acetylhomoserine aminocarboxypropyltransferase/cysteine synthase family protein, which translates into the protein MTRNDDATRGFETRQIHSGADATHEQGSRITPIHQTAGYLFDSFDEGSDRFQGRSARLVYSRAGNPTNQVAERRLADLEGGIDAILTGSGQAAIFSALLGLAGAGDTIVATSSLYEGTKQLFRNSLTRQGLTFRFVPQDADDATWDAAIDDRTKAIYTETIPNPKIDVVDIPRIAGIAHRHGLPLVVDSTVSTPFLQRPLEHGADVVVHSTSKWLSGHGAVLGGAIIAGSAFDWSAHPERYPHLHAPFRASGETYVEKFGARAYPTFLRSVVVNDYGPTLSAQSAWLLLLGLETLSLRMERHIANTEAIVRWLAEQPNVRSIDHPSAPGNRYAEVAARLLPRGAGSVVSFDLAGGYESARRFIDSLELVSPMTHIGDVRSLAIHTGSTIHGRLTEEERLSIGITPGLIRLSVGLETVDDIIADLDRAIRVAHA
- a CDS encoding GNAT family N-acetyltransferase, whose translation is MTTPLPTDSDVRSNDAPTIRLVTPDEYAEAGRVTAEAYRHSYDGLTEAYLASLTDVAGRVVEGDVWVAVDTDGTILGTVWVPRPGERLSPLAEDGELDFRQLAVAPAARGRGVGAALTRHVIDLARARGAHRVVMNSGPEMTGAHALYLKLGFRRLTEREHPIEVEPGHWIDLRAFALDL
- a CDS encoding ABC transporter substrate-binding protein encodes the protein MALSKKQGIAIGVIAAAVVAVAGVGIAIGLNRPTEAAAAPEPSASASASSSEIEWVHTDPVPEAVAALKASGFTPITPGKLTVAIGAFVPPLSYQPDGTTAATDVAGTEPNFGALIAEGLGLEYNPVVVAWADWPLGIQSGKYDLITSNVTVTEERKELYDFASYRQDVLGFYVRSDSKISKIEKSDDISGLKVIVGSGTNQEKVLLAWNQELTDAGKAPAELQYYDDNAAATLALQSGRADANFGPNATSAWAAKETGETKLVGLIPGGWPLQADIAAGTKKGNGLIEPVNIVLNEIIKDGKYADLLKVWNLESEGITSSEINPPGLPKS
- a CDS encoding amino acid ABC transporter ATP-binding protein, which produces MSTTTEAPTRGLIEIHNVHKSFHGVEVLKGIDLTVHPGEVIALLGPSGSGKSTLLRTINHLETVDAGSVTVDDEFIGYELRGGKLHELREREILRRRTQVGIVFQNFHLFPHLTAVENITEAPLALKRLSKSDARELALSLLDRVGLADKADAYPRQLSGGQQQRVAIARALALQPKVLLFDEPTSALDPELVGEVLDVIRDLAKLGTTLVIVTHEIGFAREVADRVVFLDQGRIVEQGTPAEVLTRPKNPRTQEFLAKVLG
- a CDS encoding amino acid ABC transporter permease, with the translated sequence MTTTAPATPARTDTAPAADRIDLGTVAVVPTRHWWRWTLSGLLLFVVAQFAWNLVTNDRYMWGTFAQYFFSEPVLIGIGYTLELTAISAALGFILGTLIALGRLSRSPLVSSLAWGYIWFFRSVPLVVQIIVWYNLGYLYPTLGLGTPFTTDFWIVEFPTVQLISAFAAAILGLGLHQAAYSAEIMRGGLISVDPGQYEAAAALGIPASRRLFRIILPQAMRSIVPNATNEVIGLVKGASVVFVIAIPELFYAVQVIYNRNSRVIPLLLVAVVWYAIITTILSIGQYYIERYYARGSARALPPTPLQRARAWVSTQWARLGDGPVPPPERPRYAPADSVSVGLTSNGNDTKFGGTGA